The following are encoded in a window of Streptomyces sp. SAT1 genomic DNA:
- a CDS encoding SRPBCC family protein, translating to MAVRHRLIRTAPEVVWAVLADGTRYAEWVVGTARSAPVRGRWPQVGSAIEYQVRLGPLRLTNQTTVRNCEEGALLELEADAGFLGTARIAVEVRPWGEHTLVIVDEHPLQGAGGAVHNMGVESLIQLRHRAMLARLAKVCEADGDRPRSAAPHPAGAPGGQGGGRA from the coding sequence GTGGCCGTACGTCACCGTCTGATCAGGACCGCTCCCGAGGTCGTGTGGGCCGTGCTCGCCGACGGCACCCGGTACGCCGAATGGGTGGTGGGCACGGCACGGTCCGCCCCCGTGCGCGGCCGCTGGCCGCAGGTCGGCTCCGCCATCGAGTACCAGGTCCGGCTGGGGCCGCTGCGGCTCACCAACCAGACCACCGTGCGCAACTGCGAGGAGGGGGCGCTCCTCGAACTGGAGGCCGACGCTGGCTTCCTGGGCACCGCCCGCATCGCCGTCGAGGTGCGGCCCTGGGGCGAGCACACCCTGGTGATCGTGGACGAGCACCCCCTCCAGGGCGCGGGCGGAGCCGTGCACAACATGGGCGTCGAATCGCTGATCCAGCTCCGGCACCGCGCCATGCTCGCCCGCCTCGCCAAGGTCTGCGAGGCCGACGGCGACCGCCCCCGGAGCGCCGCGCCGCACCCGGCCGGGGCGCCCGGCGGACAGGGCGGCGGCCGTGCCTGA